A window of the Danio aesculapii chromosome 10, fDanAes4.1, whole genome shotgun sequence genome harbors these coding sequences:
- the cuedc1a gene encoding CUE domain-containing protein 1a isoform X5: MMTSLFRRSNANSRHGSAASGELNNRRPPRQVRRLEFSQAMDDFKTMFPSMEHEVIECVLRANHGAVDSTIDQLLQMSLDSQATDDSSDSEDSILPEILERTLEPDSSDEEPPPVYAPPSYDMHIYDRKHPADVPSTPPPRFNDYPPPGHQQVGRYRNWNPPLLGNLPDDFLRILPQQSESLQRSQSSLSQPSSSSSSSLSSLTQLSSSSGALSGGVWPSEQDRKLKQYLEDERIALFLQNQEFMKELQRNRDFLIALEIGDNCSSEEACSSVSDDALFLEKLKHMGKSTRKKLFEIARSFSEKTRRKKSKKRALAKHQSYPAHISSLDSHCQRVAPTLGSATSTVNLLDEIEGLPLAEDDNKHKRTPGPEEGEESKEVMS, translated from the exons ATGATGACCAGCCTTTTCCGCCGTAGTAACGCAAACAGTAGACATGGAAGTGCCGCATCAGGGGAGCTCAATAATAGGAGGCCTCCACGCCAGGTCCGCCGTTTGGAGTTCAGCCAGGCTATGGACGACTTTAAGACGATGTTTCCTAGCATGGAGCATGAGGTCATTGAGTGTGTCCTGAGGGCCAACCATGGTGCTGTGGATTCCACCATTGACCAGCTCCTGCAGATGAGCTTGGATAGCCAGGCTACGGATGACAGCTCGGATTCTGAGGACAGCATTCTTCCAGAG ATTCTGGAGAGAACGCTGGAGCCGGACAGCTCAGATGAGGAGCCTCCACCGGTCTACGCCCCTCCATCCTACGACATGCACATCTACGACAGAAAACATCCTGCAGATGTTCCCTCCACACCACCACCCCG GTTCAATGACTATCCTCCTCCTGGACATCAGCAGGTGGGCAGATACAGGAACTGGAATCCACCGTTACTAGGCAATCTCCCCGATGACTTCCTGCGGATCCTGCCTCAGCAGTCAGAGAGTCTTCAG CGCTCTCAGAGCAGCCTGTCTCAGCCctcgtcctcctcctcctcatcgcTGTCGTCTCTGACGCAGCTCTCGTCCAGCAGCGGTGCCTTGTCAGGAGGCGTCTGGCCCTCTGAACAGGACAGAAAGTTGAAGCAGTACTTGGAGGACGAGCGAATCGCACTTTTCCTGCAGAATCAGGAGTTCATGAAAGAGCTGCAGCGTAACAGAGACTTCCTCATAGCTCTGGAGATAG GTGATAACTGTAGCTCTGAGGAGGCCTGTTCATCTGTCTCTGATGATGCCTTATTCCTGGAGAAACTCAAGCACATGGGCAAAT CCACAAGGAAGAAGCTTTTTGAAATTGCTCGATCATTCTCGGAGAAGACCAGAAGGAAGAAGTCTAAAAAGCGAGCTCTGGCCAAACATCAGTCATATCCTGCTCATATTTCCAGCCTTGACAGTCACTGCCAGAGGGTTGCGCCTAC TCTGGGCTCTGCAACCTCCACTGTCAATCTCCTGGATGAAATTGAGGGGCTGCCACTGG cTGAGGATGACAACAAACATAAACGAACACCAGGACCGGAGGAAGGAGAAGAGTCAAAGGAAGTGATGTCATAG
- the cuedc1a gene encoding CUE domain-containing protein 1a isoform X3 codes for MMTSLFRRSNANSRHGSAASGELNNRRPPRQVRRLEFSQAMDDFKTMFPSMEHEVIECVLRANHGAVDSTIDQLLQMSLDSQATDDSSDSEDSILPEILERTLEPDSSDEEPPPVYAPPSYDMHIYDRKHPADVPSTPPPRFNDYPPPGHQQVGRYRNWNPPLLGNLPDDFLRILPQQSESLQRSQSSLSQPSSSSSSSLSSLTQLSSSSGALSGGVWPSEQDRKLKQYLEDERIALFLQNQEFMKELQRNRDFLIALEIDRQRCENTQCGHSSACTENSAEGDNCSSEEACSSVSDDALFLEKLKHMGKSTRKKLFEIARSFSEKTRRKKSKKRALAKHQSLGSATSTVNLLDEIEGLPLAEDDNKHKRTPGPEEGEESKEVMS; via the exons ATGATGACCAGCCTTTTCCGCCGTAGTAACGCAAACAGTAGACATGGAAGTGCCGCATCAGGGGAGCTCAATAATAGGAGGCCTCCACGCCAGGTCCGCCGTTTGGAGTTCAGCCAGGCTATGGACGACTTTAAGACGATGTTTCCTAGCATGGAGCATGAGGTCATTGAGTGTGTCCTGAGGGCCAACCATGGTGCTGTGGATTCCACCATTGACCAGCTCCTGCAGATGAGCTTGGATAGCCAGGCTACGGATGACAGCTCGGATTCTGAGGACAGCATTCTTCCAGAG ATTCTGGAGAGAACGCTGGAGCCGGACAGCTCAGATGAGGAGCCTCCACCGGTCTACGCCCCTCCATCCTACGACATGCACATCTACGACAGAAAACATCCTGCAGATGTTCCCTCCACACCACCACCCCG GTTCAATGACTATCCTCCTCCTGGACATCAGCAGGTGGGCAGATACAGGAACTGGAATCCACCGTTACTAGGCAATCTCCCCGATGACTTCCTGCGGATCCTGCCTCAGCAGTCAGAGAGTCTTCAG CGCTCTCAGAGCAGCCTGTCTCAGCCctcgtcctcctcctcctcatcgcTGTCGTCTCTGACGCAGCTCTCGTCCAGCAGCGGTGCCTTGTCAGGAGGCGTCTGGCCCTCTGAACAGGACAGAAAGTTGAAGCAGTACTTGGAGGACGAGCGAATCGCACTTTTCCTGCAGAATCAGGAGTTCATGAAAGAGCTGCAGCGTAACAGAGACTTCCTCATAGCTCTGGAGATAG ATCGTCAGAGGTGTGAGAACACACAGTGTGGTCATTCATCTGCTTGCACGGAGAACTCAGCCGAAG GTGATAACTGTAGCTCTGAGGAGGCCTGTTCATCTGTCTCTGATGATGCCTTATTCCTGGAGAAACTCAAGCACATGGGCAAAT CCACAAGGAAGAAGCTTTTTGAAATTGCTCGATCATTCTCGGAGAAGACCAGAAGGAAGAAGTCTAAAAAGCGAGCTCTGGCCAAACATCAGTC TCTGGGCTCTGCAACCTCCACTGTCAATCTCCTGGATGAAATTGAGGGGCTGCCACTGG cTGAGGATGACAACAAACATAAACGAACACCAGGACCGGAGGAAGGAGAAGAGTCAAAGGAAGTGATGTCATA A
- the cuedc1a gene encoding CUE domain-containing protein 1a isoform X1 — protein sequence MMTSLFRRSNANSRHGSAASGELNNRRPPRQVRRLEFSQAMDDFKTMFPSMEHEVIECVLRANHGAVDSTIDQLLQMSLDSQATDDSSDSEDSILPEILERTLEPDSSDEEPPPVYAPPSYDMHIYDRKHPADVPSTPPPRFNDYPPPGHQQVGRYRNWNPPLLGNLPDDFLRILPQQSESLQRSQSSLSQPSSSSSSSLSSLTQLSSSSGALSGGVWPSEQDRKLKQYLEDERIALFLQNQEFMKELQRNRDFLIALEIDRQRCENTQCGHSSACTENSAEGDNCSSEEACSSVSDDALFLEKLKHMGKSTRKKLFEIARSFSEKTRRKKSKKRALAKHQSYPAHISSLDSHCQRVAPTLGSATSTVNLLDEIEGLPLAEDDNKHKRTPGPEEGEESKEVMS from the exons ATGATGACCAGCCTTTTCCGCCGTAGTAACGCAAACAGTAGACATGGAAGTGCCGCATCAGGGGAGCTCAATAATAGGAGGCCTCCACGCCAGGTCCGCCGTTTGGAGTTCAGCCAGGCTATGGACGACTTTAAGACGATGTTTCCTAGCATGGAGCATGAGGTCATTGAGTGTGTCCTGAGGGCCAACCATGGTGCTGTGGATTCCACCATTGACCAGCTCCTGCAGATGAGCTTGGATAGCCAGGCTACGGATGACAGCTCGGATTCTGAGGACAGCATTCTTCCAGAG ATTCTGGAGAGAACGCTGGAGCCGGACAGCTCAGATGAGGAGCCTCCACCGGTCTACGCCCCTCCATCCTACGACATGCACATCTACGACAGAAAACATCCTGCAGATGTTCCCTCCACACCACCACCCCG GTTCAATGACTATCCTCCTCCTGGACATCAGCAGGTGGGCAGATACAGGAACTGGAATCCACCGTTACTAGGCAATCTCCCCGATGACTTCCTGCGGATCCTGCCTCAGCAGTCAGAGAGTCTTCAG CGCTCTCAGAGCAGCCTGTCTCAGCCctcgtcctcctcctcctcatcgcTGTCGTCTCTGACGCAGCTCTCGTCCAGCAGCGGTGCCTTGTCAGGAGGCGTCTGGCCCTCTGAACAGGACAGAAAGTTGAAGCAGTACTTGGAGGACGAGCGAATCGCACTTTTCCTGCAGAATCAGGAGTTCATGAAAGAGCTGCAGCGTAACAGAGACTTCCTCATAGCTCTGGAGATAG ATCGTCAGAGGTGTGAGAACACACAGTGTGGTCATTCATCTGCTTGCACGGAGAACTCAGCCGAAG GTGATAACTGTAGCTCTGAGGAGGCCTGTTCATCTGTCTCTGATGATGCCTTATTCCTGGAGAAACTCAAGCACATGGGCAAAT CCACAAGGAAGAAGCTTTTTGAAATTGCTCGATCATTCTCGGAGAAGACCAGAAGGAAGAAGTCTAAAAAGCGAGCTCTGGCCAAACATCAGTCATATCCTGCTCATATTTCCAGCCTTGACAGTCACTGCCAGAGGGTTGCGCCTAC TCTGGGCTCTGCAACCTCCACTGTCAATCTCCTGGATGAAATTGAGGGGCTGCCACTGG cTGAGGATGACAACAAACATAAACGAACACCAGGACCGGAGGAAGGAGAAGAGTCAAAGGAAGTGATGTCATA A
- the cuedc1a gene encoding CUE domain-containing protein 1a isoform X2: protein MMTSLFRRSNANSRHGSAASGELNNRRPPRQVRRLEFSQAMDDFKTMFPSMEHEVIECVLRANHGAVDSTIDQLLQMSLDSQATDDSSDSEDSILPEILERTLEPDSSDEEPPPVYAPPSYDMHIYDRKHPADVPSTPPPRFNDYPPPGHQQVGRYRNWNPPLLGNLPDDFLRILPQQSESLQRSQSSLSQPSSSSSSSLSSLTQLSSSSGALSGGVWPSEQDRKLKQYLEDERIALFLQNQEFMKELQRNRDFLIALEIDRQRCENTQCGHSSACTENSAEGDNCSSEEACSSVSDDALFLEKLKHMGKSTRKKLFEIARSFSEKTRRKKSKKRALAKHQSYPAHISSLDSHCQRVAPTLGSATSTVNLLDEIEGLPLAEDDNKHKRTPGPEEGEESKEVMS, encoded by the exons ATGATGACCAGCCTTTTCCGCCGTAGTAACGCAAACAGTAGACATGGAAGTGCCGCATCAGGGGAGCTCAATAATAGGAGGCCTCCACGCCAGGTCCGCCGTTTGGAGTTCAGCCAGGCTATGGACGACTTTAAGACGATGTTTCCTAGCATGGAGCATGAGGTCATTGAGTGTGTCCTGAGGGCCAACCATGGTGCTGTGGATTCCACCATTGACCAGCTCCTGCAGATGAGCTTGGATAGCCAGGCTACGGATGACAGCTCGGATTCTGAGGACAGCATTCTTCCAGAG ATTCTGGAGAGAACGCTGGAGCCGGACAGCTCAGATGAGGAGCCTCCACCGGTCTACGCCCCTCCATCCTACGACATGCACATCTACGACAGAAAACATCCTGCAGATGTTCCCTCCACACCACCACCCCG GTTCAATGACTATCCTCCTCCTGGACATCAGCAGGTGGGCAGATACAGGAACTGGAATCCACCGTTACTAGGCAATCTCCCCGATGACTTCCTGCGGATCCTGCCTCAGCAGTCAGAGAGTCTTCAG CGCTCTCAGAGCAGCCTGTCTCAGCCctcgtcctcctcctcctcatcgcTGTCGTCTCTGACGCAGCTCTCGTCCAGCAGCGGTGCCTTGTCAGGAGGCGTCTGGCCCTCTGAACAGGACAGAAAGTTGAAGCAGTACTTGGAGGACGAGCGAATCGCACTTTTCCTGCAGAATCAGGAGTTCATGAAAGAGCTGCAGCGTAACAGAGACTTCCTCATAGCTCTGGAGATAG ATCGTCAGAGGTGTGAGAACACACAGTGTGGTCATTCATCTGCTTGCACGGAGAACTCAGCCGAAG GTGATAACTGTAGCTCTGAGGAGGCCTGTTCATCTGTCTCTGATGATGCCTTATTCCTGGAGAAACTCAAGCACATGGGCAAAT CCACAAGGAAGAAGCTTTTTGAAATTGCTCGATCATTCTCGGAGAAGACCAGAAGGAAGAAGTCTAAAAAGCGAGCTCTGGCCAAACATCAGTCATATCCTGCTCATATTTCCAGCCTTGACAGTCACTGCCAGAGGGTTGCGCCTAC TCTGGGCTCTGCAACCTCCACTGTCAATCTCCTGGATGAAATTGAGGGGCTGCCACTGG cTGAGGATGACAACAAACATAAACGAACACCAGGACCGGAGGAAGGAGAAGAGTCAAAGGAAGTGATGTCATAG
- the cuedc1a gene encoding CUE domain-containing protein 1a isoform X4 has protein sequence MMTSLFRRSNANSRHGSAASGELNNRRPPRQVRRLEFSQAMDDFKTMFPSMEHEVIECVLRANHGAVDSTIDQLLQMSLDSQATDDSSDSEDSILPEILERTLEPDSSDEEPPPVYAPPSYDMHIYDRKHPADVPSTPPPRFNDYPPPGHQQVGRYRNWNPPLLGNLPDDFLRILPQQSESLQRSQSSLSQPSSSSSSSLSSLTQLSSSSGALSGGVWPSEQDRKLKQYLEDERIALFLQNQEFMKELQRNRDFLIALEIGDNCSSEEACSSVSDDALFLEKLKHMGKSTRKKLFEIARSFSEKTRRKKSKKRALAKHQSYPAHISSLDSHCQRVAPTLGSATSTVNLLDEIEGLPLAEDDNKHKRTPGPEEGEESKEVMS, from the exons ATGATGACCAGCCTTTTCCGCCGTAGTAACGCAAACAGTAGACATGGAAGTGCCGCATCAGGGGAGCTCAATAATAGGAGGCCTCCACGCCAGGTCCGCCGTTTGGAGTTCAGCCAGGCTATGGACGACTTTAAGACGATGTTTCCTAGCATGGAGCATGAGGTCATTGAGTGTGTCCTGAGGGCCAACCATGGTGCTGTGGATTCCACCATTGACCAGCTCCTGCAGATGAGCTTGGATAGCCAGGCTACGGATGACAGCTCGGATTCTGAGGACAGCATTCTTCCAGAG ATTCTGGAGAGAACGCTGGAGCCGGACAGCTCAGATGAGGAGCCTCCACCGGTCTACGCCCCTCCATCCTACGACATGCACATCTACGACAGAAAACATCCTGCAGATGTTCCCTCCACACCACCACCCCG GTTCAATGACTATCCTCCTCCTGGACATCAGCAGGTGGGCAGATACAGGAACTGGAATCCACCGTTACTAGGCAATCTCCCCGATGACTTCCTGCGGATCCTGCCTCAGCAGTCAGAGAGTCTTCAG CGCTCTCAGAGCAGCCTGTCTCAGCCctcgtcctcctcctcctcatcgcTGTCGTCTCTGACGCAGCTCTCGTCCAGCAGCGGTGCCTTGTCAGGAGGCGTCTGGCCCTCTGAACAGGACAGAAAGTTGAAGCAGTACTTGGAGGACGAGCGAATCGCACTTTTCCTGCAGAATCAGGAGTTCATGAAAGAGCTGCAGCGTAACAGAGACTTCCTCATAGCTCTGGAGATAG GTGATAACTGTAGCTCTGAGGAGGCCTGTTCATCTGTCTCTGATGATGCCTTATTCCTGGAGAAACTCAAGCACATGGGCAAAT CCACAAGGAAGAAGCTTTTTGAAATTGCTCGATCATTCTCGGAGAAGACCAGAAGGAAGAAGTCTAAAAAGCGAGCTCTGGCCAAACATCAGTCATATCCTGCTCATATTTCCAGCCTTGACAGTCACTGCCAGAGGGTTGCGCCTAC TCTGGGCTCTGCAACCTCCACTGTCAATCTCCTGGATGAAATTGAGGGGCTGCCACTGG cTGAGGATGACAACAAACATAAACGAACACCAGGACCGGAGGAAGGAGAAGAGTCAAAGGAAGTGATGTCATA A